One genomic segment of Melitaea cinxia chromosome 19, ilMelCinx1.1, whole genome shotgun sequence includes these proteins:
- the LOC123663103 gene encoding MIT domain-containing protein 1-like produces the protein MNIENAAINILKRGVELDTKKRYTEALVCYQEGLQILVDKIKGDSDESTKIYLRKKIEEYMNRAEAIKKLVLKQKEAGQFHEQVHIENNSTGHSYKTLFGRFLDEEVQYVIVEDPYIRSFHQCQNFLRLCELLVRSCNNLRHIELITTRDGKSEGDQREWFSYLQNDLIKYRVQLIVKYSDTLHDRQITLSSGWIIKIGRGLDFFKAPENKFCLGVYDMDLRPCHETTVDIVHSKNVKQSYG, from the exons atgaatattgaAAATGCTGCTATAAACATTTTGAAACGAGGAGTGGAGTTAGATACTAAGAAGAGATATACTGAAGCTCTTGTGTGCTATCAAGAAGGCTTGCAGATACTAGTGGATAAGATAAAAG gtgATAGTGACGAGTCAACAAAGATTTACTTAAGAAAGAAAATAGAGGAATACATGAATAGAGCAGAAGCTATTAAAAAGTTGGTGCTAAAACAGAAAGAAGCAGGTCAGTTTCATGAGCAAGTGCATATAGAGAATAATTCTACTGGTCACAGTTATAAGACATTGTTTGGCAGGTTTCTTGATGAAGAAGTACAGTATGTTATTGTTGAAGATCCATATATTAGAAGTTTTCATCAG tGTCAAAACTTCTTGCGGTTGTGTGAATTACTAGTGAGGTCCTGTAATAATTTAAGGCATATAGAACTAATTACTACAAGGGATGGCAAATCAGAAGGAGATCAAAGAGAGTGGTTTTCTTACCTCCAGAATGATTTGATTAAGTATAGAGTGCAATTGATTGTAAAATATTCTGATACGCTACATGATAGGCAAATAAC ATTGAGTTCTGGATGGATAATAAAGATCGGAAGAGGATTAGACTTTTTCAAAGCACCAGAAAATAAGTTTTGTCTCGGTGTGTATGACATGGACTTGAGACCGTGCCACGAGACCACAGTTGATATAGTTCACTCCAAAAATGTTAAACAGTCATATGGatga